TTTGGTTCCGACCTTCACCACCAGCGAGGAGCCTTTGACCTTGAGATCCTTGATGACGGTGACGCTGTCGCCGTCCTGAAGGATGTTGCCGTTGGCATCTTTGTAGACGGGACCGGCGGCGGCCGCCTCGGCCTCGGCTTGGCTCCATTCATGGCCGCATTCGGGGCAGGCGAGCAAAACGCCGTTGTCGTAGGTGTATTCGGAGCCGCACTTGGGG
The sequence above is a segment of the Proteobacteria bacterium CG1_02_64_396 genome. Coding sequences within it:
- a CDS encoding alkylphosphonate utilization protein — protein: MTTLPPCPKCGSEYTYDNGVLLACPECGHEWSQAEAEAAAAGPVYKDANGNILQDGDSVTVIKDLKVKGSSLVVKVGTKVKNIRLVEGDHDIDCKIDGIGAMKLKSEFVKKS